From a region of the Zingiber officinale cultivar Zhangliang chromosome 10B, Zo_v1.1, whole genome shotgun sequence genome:
- the LOC122030028 gene encoding probable galacturonosyltransferase-like 1 → MPLPSLLAAGLLLFLATPAPSSHAAGVDEGRDNVSTGMPRFREAPQFYNSPSCPPLLPAGPGAACSPNALVHVAMTLDVAYLRGSVAAVLSVLQHTACPQSIFFDFVAASAAGRLNATVAGAFPSLAFQIHSFSGEELRVAGLISTSIRAALDRPLNYARSYLPRLLPECVRRVVYLDSDLVLVDDVASLASTPIPDGVVLAAPEYCNANFTSYFTPTFWANPALSVAFEGQRACYFNTGVMVMDLGRWRDGGYTERIEEWMELQKRMRIYELGSLPPFLLVFAGRIAAVEHRWNQHGLGGDNYRGLCRDLHPGPVSLLHWSGKGKPWARLDAGRPCPLDALWAPYDLLLRNTIAIDES, encoded by the coding sequence ATGCCTCTTCCGTCGCTGCTCGCCGCCGGGCTTCTCCTCTTCCTGGCCACTCCCGCGCCGTCTTCCCATGCGGCAGGGGTCGACGAAGGCCGCGACAACGTCAGCACCGGCATGCCGCGGTTCCGCGAGGCCCCGCAATTCTACAACTCGCCGTCGTGCCCGCCGCTGCTGCCTGCAGGACCCGGGGCGGCCTGCTCCCCCAACGCCCTGGTCCACGTGGCGATGACCCTTGACGTGGCGTACCTCCGCGGCTCGGTGGCGGCGGTGCTGTCGGTGCTGCAGCACACCGCGTGCCCTCAATCCATTTTCTTCGACTTCGTAGCTGCCTCCGCCGCGGGCCGACTCAACGCCACTGTCGCCGGCGCGTTCCCCTCGCTGGCGTTCCAGATCCACTCCTTCTCCGGAGAGGAGCTGCGCGTGGCTGGGCTTATCTCCACCTCCATCCGCGCGGCGCTGGATCGCCCCCTCAACTACGCGCGCTCCTACCTGCCGCGCCTGCTCCCGGAGTGCGTCCGCCGCGTCGTCTACCTCGATTCAGACCTCGTCCTCGTCGACGACGTGGCATCTCTGGCATCGACGCCGATCCCCGACGGAGTGGTGCTGGCCGCGCCAGAGTACTGCAACGCCAACTTCACCTCCTACTTCACGCCCACCTTCTGGGCGAACCCGGCGCTGTCGGTGGCCTTCGAGGGCCAGCGCGCATGCTACTTCAACACGGGGGTGATGGTGATGGATCTGGGGCGGTGGCGCGACGGCGGCTACACGGAGCGTATCGAGGAGTGGATGGAGTTGCAGAAGCGGATGCGGATCTACGAGCTGGGGTCGCTGCCGCCCTTCCTGCTCGTCTTCGCGGGTCGGATCGCGGCGGTGGAGCACCGGTGGAACCAGCACGGGCTCGGCGGCGACAACTACAGAGGACTCTGCCGGGACCTCCACCCGGGGCCGGTGAGTCTTCTGCACTGGAGCGGGAAGGGGAAACCGTGGGCGCGCCTCGACGCAGGCCGGCCCTGCCCCCTGGACGCCCTCTGGGCTCCCTACGACCTCCTCCTCCGCAACACCATCGCCATTGATGAATCCTGA
- the LOC122030029 gene encoding elongation of fatty acids protein 3-like, producing the protein MNNSGGGGGGGIAYWMAEHPAIIGFRWSHAQSWGSTWPFLVSFLASYALFAVALHLLLRLLRLKPLPLGPLPALHSLAMALASAAIFLGLLLSSAAEIRDTRWYWRGRARTTPLQWLLCFPLGTRPSGRVFFWSYAFYLSRFLHLLRTFINILRRRRCALAAVFRHSAFVCMSFLWLEFSQSFQVVAILSATLAQTIVFGYRFWVGVGLPAASRSGALLVLACQVALTGSNLVCHLSFLLLHFAKGGCNGIGAWVFNSVLNAALLFLFVDFYVKEEVRRKTGEILEDDTGSDQHHHSGTHRLHHSKRPSFEAKNNNKFLRKSGTGKTKFVFYRHKFAPLYSY; encoded by the coding sequence ATGAATaatagcggcggcggcggcggcggcggaatcGCGTATTGGATGGCGGAGCACCCGGCCATCATCGGCTTCCGGTGGAGCCACGCCCAGTCTTGGGGCTCCACCTGGCCCTTCCTGGTCTCCTTCCTCGCCTCCTACGCCCTCTTCGCCGTCGCCCTCCACCTCCTGCTCCGCCTCCTCCGCCTCAAGCCTCTTCCCCTAGGCCCCCTCCCTGCACTCCACTCCCTCGCCATGGCCCTCGCCTCCGCCGCCATCTTCCTCGGCCTCCTCCTCTCCTCCGCCGCCGAGATCCGCGACACCCGCTGGTACTGGCGCGGCCGCGCCCGCACCACCCCGCTGCAGTGGCTCCTCTGCTTCCCCCTTGGCACCCGCCCCTCTGGCCGCGTCTTCTTCTGGTCCTACGCCTTCTACCTCTCCCGCTTCCTCCACCTCCTCCGCACCTTCATCAAcatcctccgccgccgccgctgcgCCCTCGCCGCCGTATTCCGCCACTCCGCCTTCGTCTGCATGTCCTTCCTCTGGCTCGAATTCTCCCAGTCCTTCCAGGTCGTCGCCATTCTCTCCGCCACGCTCGCCCAGACCATCGTCTTCGGCTACCGCTTCTGGGTCGGGGTCGGCCTCCCGGCGGCCTCCCGTAGCGGGGCCCTTCTCGTGCTCGCCTGCCAGGTGGCGCTCACCGGCTCCAACCTCGTCTGCCACTTGAGCTTCCTCCTCCTCCACTTCGCCAAGGGCGGATGTAACGGCATCGGCGCCTGGGTTTTCAACTCCGTCCTCAACGCCGCGCTGCTCTTCCTCTTCGTCGACTTCTACGTCAAGGAGGAAGTCAGGAGGAAGACAGGCGAGATCTTGGAAGACGACACCGGGAGCGACCAGCATCACCATTCCGGTACCCATCGCCTTCACCATAGTAAACGACCCTCCTTCGAAGCTAAAAACAACAATAAATTCCTTCGGAAATCAGGAACCGGGAAAACTAAATTCGTCTTCTATCGCCATAAATTCGCTCCTCTGTACAGCTACTGA
- the LOC122028687 gene encoding glycosyltransferase BC10-like, whose amino-acid sequence MHSKNAPQRAPSKLFTLNLLVKSFILLIVLGTGFSVLIMYKPQYIDLHSMAMRTISMSWSPAHCADEGTSLQRWIAPPSNLTHSMTDEELFWRASFVPQVKKYPYNRTSKVAFMFLTKGPLPLAPLWEEFLKGHEGKYSIYVHSSPDYQPDFPRRSVFYRRQIPSQVAEWGKMSMCDAEQRLLANALLDVDNERFVLLSESCIPLHNFSTVYGYLVHSKRSFVGAFDDPGPHGRGRYNHNMAPEVSISQWRKGAQWFEVDRNLAVFLIHDAKYYPKFRDFCRPPCYVDEHYFPTILAIELPHLLANRSLTSVDWSRGGAHPATFGGRDVTEGFLKRLKGRQSCMYNDLPAAVCFLFARKFSPSALKPLLHFAPILLGYGSEQRLFE is encoded by the coding sequence ATGCATTCCAAGAATGCGCCGCAGAGGGCTCCATCGAAGCTCTTCACGTTGAATCTTCTCGTCAAGTCCTTCATCCTCTTGATTGTATTAGGCACCGGTTTCTCTGTTCTCATCATGTACAAGCCGCAGTACATCGACCTTCACTCCATGGCGATGCGAACTATCTCTATGTCTTGGTCCCCGGCCCATTGCGCAGATGAGGGAACCAGTCTCCAGCGGTGGATTGCGCCGCCGTCCAACTTGACGCATAGCATGACGGACGAGGAGCTCTTTTGGAGAGCTTCCTTCGTTCCGCAGGTGAAAAAGTACCCTTATAACAGGACATCGAAGGTGGCGTTTATGTTCCTCACCAAAGGACCTCTGCCTCTCGCGCCGCTGTGGGAGGAGTTCTTGAAAGGCCACGAAGGGAAGTATTCCATTTACGTTCATTCGTCGCCGGATTACCAGCCGGATTTCCCTCGGCGGTCGGTGTTCTACCGCCGGCAGATTCCCAGTCAGGTGGCCGAGTGGGGGAAGATGAGCATGTGCGACGCCGAGCAGCGACTCCTCGCGAACGCTCTGCTCGACGTGGACAACGAGCGATTCGTGCTGCTGTCGGAATCCTGCATTCCTCTGCACAATTTCAGCACCGTTTACGGTTACTTGGTTCATTCAAAGCGCAGCTTCGTCGGGGCATTTGACGACCCCGGTCCTCACGGACGAGGAAGATACAATCACAACATGGCGCCAGAAGTGAGCATCTCCCAATGGAGAAAAGGCGCGCAATGGTTCGAGGTGGATCGAAACCTTGCGGTCTTCCTCATTCACGACGCCAAATACTATCCGAAGTTTAGGGATTTCTGCAGGCCTCCCTGCTACGTAGACGAGCACTACTTCCCGACCATTCTCGCGATCGAGCTGCCTCATCTTCTTGCGAACAGGAGTTTGACCTCGGTGGATTGGTCGAGGGGAGGAGCTCACCCTGCTACGTTTGGAGGGCGAGATGTGACCGAAGGGTTTCTAAAGAGGCTCAAGGGACGGCAGAGCTGCATGTACAATGACCTCCCGGCGGCTGTGTGCTTCCTTTTTGCTCGCAAGTTTTCTCCCAGTGCATTGAAGCCCTTGTTGCACTTCGCACCGATTTTACTTGGCTATGGCAGCGAGCAACGATTGTTCGAATGA